The DNA sequence ATTGCTTCAAAGCTTCCCGTGTAATATCCCCGGGCATTTACTTCATGAGAAACTTCGGTAATCGTAAGTTTTGTAAAATAAGAAGTCTGGCTGGTATCCGGCTTTCTCATTTCTATATCAGCAAGACAACCCGGATATAAAAATGGAACAGTTGTATTTCCTGAAACAGTAAATACCTCCACGGCAGCACTTCCGGCAGCACTTTTCTGAGAATCGCTTACATCCACAAACATATTGGCATTGATGGGCGCCGGTGAGAGTGAACGGGTTTTAAAGATATTGCTGTTCAGCTCATATGCTTTGGATGGAATTTCTCCCAGATGCCTGATATTATTTTCAGAGCCTTCCATTTTAGTATGGCTGCTGCTGTTATATCCAAAAAACTGAGGGTTGGTATGTACAGCATTCAGTTCTACCTGAACATCGCTTGCATTGCTTCCGTATACGAGGCGTATCGGTTTTTCTGAGGGGGGAAGTTTTCCGAAATGAAGTATTTCACCATCATAATAAAACTGTTCTCCATATGCTTCTGCAGTTCTTGCAAGATAATTGTAATGGGTTTCGTTATATTGTGCACTATAATTGATATAGCTTTTATTCTGAGTATCTACCCTGAAATCAAATTTCTCTGACCCCAGTGCTTCTTTACATATTTTATTGGCAATGATACCGGTATTAACAGCCTGATCTCCTCCAAAACTCTGGGTATGGGGAGCAGCATCCATAAGAATAGTAGGGCTATAACCTCTCAGTACAATATTTCCCAAACTCATTTTTTCCTGGCTGAACGCGGCTTTGGTAATAACCCCTACAAAAGTTCTTTCAGGGCTTTCACTTTCGTAATCTTTGTATTTAAAGACAATAGTAATTCTTTTCCCTAAAAACTGGCGTGCTTGTTCCAGGGTGTGGTTTTGGGCTTCTCCAAGAGAATCATGGGCCAGAATAAGTTCGAAATTGTGATGCCTTCTTGCACTTTGCTGTAAACGGAAATGCTTGAAGTGCTTGATAATTTTGCCTTCAATCACAATATCCAGCTTTACCACACGGTTGATTCCAGGAATATGATTCTCAGAAATCTTATCAGAATTCGAGGCATTTTTATTCATAGTGATTAGGTGTTTTTTTCAGAACTTTTTATTTTTAAAATAAACAGCGGTTCTATAAGGTTAAAAAAGGCAGAACAGCATCCTTTGAACCGGTGTGCCATTCTGCCTGATCGTTTAAATTCTGAATATTATTAAGAAGGCCATGCTCCAAAGTAAGAAGAATTCCCCAGATCTATCTGTTCTGCACTTACCACAAAGCTGATGTACATACTGTTATCATCTACAGCATCGAAATCTACTTCATGCTGAATTACATACCCGTTGTTCCACTTCAGTGTTGTTAATGTTCCTTCTTCGTGAGACTTATTGAAAGTGATCTCACCTACTGTAGGCTTATATTTTCCATTCAGTAAACTTTCCAGAATGTCTGATTTTTCAGTAGCTTCTACCGTGATTTTGATAAGCGCATTGGAAGGATCTGATGCTACACGTCCTGAAACGTCTGTAGATCTTGATACGCTGTAGTTAAGCTTTAATAACTTTTGTCCTTCACCGTTGTTGAATTTTAAAATTCCTCTTGAATTTCTTTCTGCCATGATTTGTAAATTTTAATGGTTAATATTTTATGATTTGTTTTTCTATATCACCAAATATAGATGTAATTACAAAACGTAAATAAGATTTATTATTAAATTTTAAAAAGTGTCGTAATAATACGACTAACACTCGTTAGGTAAATTACATCCTGCAAATCAGGCGTTTGATATTTACAGCTCTTAAAATCGTAATATTTTTTTGCTTGTTTAAGATATTTAAAACAGAGATCAAAATTTCAGAATTCACCAACAAAAAAGTATCCTCATATAAATAGTAAAGAAGAACAGCAATTTTAGAACAGAAAATCCATTTCAGAATTGAAAATATATGGACAGAAGGAGATGGAAAAATAAAAATTGTAAAAAAATGAAAAAAAAACAGGCGAACAAAACTACTGATGGACAAAGCATTGAAACCTAAAACAAGCTATAGTAAAAGATTCCCTCAAAAAAATAAATTAAAAAACTTGCACGGTATTATAAAATGTTATACTTTTGCATCACTTTAAAACAACGAAGTAATAAACGAAAACATAAATGGTTTCTTAGCTCAGTTGGTAGAGCAATGGATTGAAAATCCATGTGTCCCTGGTTCGATTCCTGGAGAAACCACTTCAAAACCTCTAATTTATTTTAGAGGTTTTTTTTGTTATTATATTTTACCAAGTAAAATTAACGCAAAGGACTTATTTTTTAAAGCTAAATTTTAAAGGGAACAAAGATGAGAATCAATTTCATTGATTCTAAGTGTATGTTTCCATCTGGTTTTACTTGTTCAGCCAGCTGAGACATTCAGCAATCTGCATCTTACTGATAAAAACCTCAGCATTCACTTCCGGCTCCGGAGAAAGCCTAAGTTCTACTTTCTGGCTTGAATGCTTGATGATTTCGGAAACAGACTCTTTGTTAATGATAAACTTGCGGTTTATTTTAAAAAAAATATCCGGGTTGAGTTTCTGAATAATATCT is a window from the Chryseobacterium indologenes genome containing:
- a CDS encoding type VI secretion system Vgr family protein, with translation MNKNASNSDKISENHIPGINRVVKLDIVIEGKIIKHFKHFRLQQSARRHHNFELILAHDSLGEAQNHTLEQARQFLGKRITIVFKYKDYESESPERTFVGVITKAAFSQEKMSLGNIVLRGYSPTILMDAAPHTQSFGGDQAVNTGIIANKICKEALGSEKFDFRVDTQNKSYINYSAQYNETHYNYLARTAEAYGEQFYYDGEILHFGKLPPSEKPIRLVYGSNASDVQVELNAVHTNPQFFGYNSSSHTKMEGSENNIRHLGEIPSKAYELNSNIFKTRSLSPAPINANMFVDVSDSQKSAAGSAAVEVFTVSGNTTVPFLYPGCLADIEMRKPDTSQTSYFTKLTITEVSHEVNARGYYTGSFEAIAEGTGFMPKPEFIQPKAEPQVATVISNTDPLNQGRIQVRFDWQKNPDTTHFIRMMSPDAGGTDVVTQNRGFVAIPEVGDQVMVGFEYHHPDFPFAMGGMFHGQVALGGSINNHLKSIQTRSGNKVIFNDQEGSIFIEDPSGNTYLMDGKGNIIVNAPKNITFTAGENVQINAGKNIIASAQRNVNIMAGEDITETANDDYNLTASNIIETAEVGRSSRAKNITENMEAGSYISTKDAINVESAKEVLINSGKQVKMQ
- the tssD gene encoding type VI secretion system tube protein TssD, with the translated sequence MAERNSRGILKFNNGEGQKLLKLNYSVSRSTDVSGRVASDPSNALIKITVEATEKSDILESLLNGKYKPTVGEITFNKSHEEGTLTTLKWNNGYVIQHEVDFDAVDDNSMYISFVVSAEQIDLGNSSYFGAWPS